A single region of the Sciurus carolinensis chromosome 14, mSciCar1.2, whole genome shotgun sequence genome encodes:
- the Frmd3 gene encoding FERM domain-containing protein 3 isoform X5 codes for MAKCLVKIQTRRSLHLHMVNHCSSNVFVRLLRHGSKVTARNAGVPLPKEDISAPLISSSPVKEAREYEDPPSEEEDKIKEEPLTISELAYNPSASLLPTPIDDDEIDMLFDCPSRLELEREDTDSFEELEADENAFLIAEEEELKEARRALSWSYDILTGHIRVNPLVKSFSRLLVVGLGLLLFVFPLLLLLLESGIDLSFLCEIRQTPEFEQFHYEYYCPLKEWVAGKVNLILYMLGCS; via the exons ATGGCAAAATGCTTGGTCAAGATCCAGACTCGACGAAGCCTCCACTTACACATGGTGAACCACTGCAGCAGTAATGTGTTTGTCCGTCTGCTGAGACACGGCTCTAAGGTCACAGCTCGAAACGCCG GTGTTCCATTGCCTAAAGAGGACATTTCTGCTCCCCTGATCTCTAGCTCGCCAGTGAAGGAAGCTCGGGAGTATGAAGATCCCCCAAGTgaagaagaagataaaataaaagaagaacccTTGACCATCTCTGAACTAGCATACAACCCAAGTGCCAGCCTGCTCCCCACCCCTATTGATGATGATGAGATTGACATGCTCTTTGACTGTCCATCTAGGCTTGAGTTGGAAAGAGAAGATACAGATTCATTTGAGGAACTGGAAGCAGATGAAAATGCCTTTTTGATTGCTGAAGAAGAAGAGCTGAAGGAGGCTCGCCGAGCTTTGTCATGGAGTTATGACATTCTGACCGGCCATATTCGGGTGAACCCACTGGTCAAGAGTTTTTCCAGGCTCCTTGTGGTGGGCCTGGGACTGCTGCTCTTTGTAtttcccctgctcctcctccttttggAGTCAGGTATTGATCTCTCCTTCTTATGTGAAATCCGCCAGACACCAGAGTTTGAGCAGTTTCACTATGAATACTACTGTCCCCTCAAAGAGTGGGTGGCTGGGAAGGTTAACCTCATTCTCTACATGCTGGGTTGCTCATGA